A stretch of the Serratia marcescens genome encodes the following:
- a CDS encoding Kdo(2)-lipid IV(A) acyltransferase, with translation MTQVPTFNRSLLHPRYWLTWVGIGLLYLLVLLPYPVIYWLGTSIGRFSMRFLKRRVAIAQRNLELCFPDMPQAERDALVVKNFESVGMGLFETGMAWFWPNWRIERWFKVSGLEHIQKARDNRQGVLLIGLHFLTLELGARIFGIHNPGIGVYRPHDNKLMDWLQTWGRMRSNKSMLDRKDIKGMIRALKQGDIIWYAPDHDYGPRSSVFAPLFAVDKAATTTGSYVLVRMGKPAIIPFTPRRLPDGKGYELIMQPAVENFPLDNELDAAAFMNKVVEKEILMAPDQYMWLHRRFKTRPEGEPSLY, from the coding sequence ATGACTCAAGTTCCTACTTTCAATCGTTCCTTATTGCACCCGCGCTACTGGTTGACCTGGGTCGGCATCGGCTTGCTGTATCTGCTGGTGTTGCTGCCTTACCCCGTCATCTACTGGCTCGGCACCTCGATTGGGCGATTTTCCATGCGCTTTCTCAAGCGACGTGTCGCTATAGCCCAACGCAACCTCGAGCTCTGTTTTCCCGACATGCCGCAGGCCGAACGCGATGCGCTGGTAGTAAAGAATTTCGAATCGGTCGGCATGGGGCTATTTGAAACCGGCATGGCGTGGTTCTGGCCCAACTGGCGCATCGAGCGCTGGTTCAAGGTCAGCGGCCTGGAGCACATCCAAAAAGCGCGCGACAACCGGCAGGGCGTGTTGTTGATTGGCCTGCACTTTTTGACGCTGGAGCTGGGTGCGCGCATCTTCGGCATTCATAACCCGGGCATCGGCGTTTACCGCCCGCACGACAACAAGCTGATGGACTGGCTGCAAACCTGGGGCCGCATGCGTTCCAACAAATCGATGCTGGACCGCAAAGACATCAAAGGCATGATCCGCGCCCTGAAACAGGGCGATATCATCTGGTATGCCCCGGATCACGACTACGGCCCGCGCAGCAGCGTTTTCGCGCCGCTGTTCGCGGTGGACAAAGCCGCCACCACCACCGGCAGCTACGTGCTGGTGCGGATGGGCAAACCGGCGATCATTCCGTTCACCCCGCGCCGCCTGCCAGACGGCAAAGGCTATGAGCTGATCATGCAGCCGGCGGTGGAAAACTTCCCGCTGGATAACGAACTCGACGCCGCCGCCTTTATGAACAAAGTGGTGGAGAAAGAGATCCTGATGGCGCCGGACCAATACATGTGGCTGCATCGCCGCTTCAAGACCCGCCCGGAAGGCGAGCCTTCGTTGTACTGA
- a CDS encoding histidine kinase, protein MLVIIQRVNILAPWISAGLLVLGAAVGSVGAHLQMNAILALAGVMMALGIVASAFTEGGGG, encoded by the coding sequence TTGCTGGTAATTATTCAGAGGGTAAATATTTTGGCACCATGGATCAGTGCGGGGCTGCTGGTTTTGGGCGCAGCGGTCGGCAGCGTCGGCGCGCATTTGCAGATGAACGCGATATTGGCGCTCGCCGGCGTGATGATGGCGCTCGGCATAGTGGCTTCCGCGTTTACCGAAGGCGGCGGAGGCTGA
- the trhO gene encoding oxygen-dependent tRNA uridine(34) hydroxylase TrhO gives MPVLHNRISNEELKARMLAETEPRTTVSFYKYFSIDDPKAFRDSLYVQFEKLKVFGRVYVAKEGINAQISVPQHNFDAFKAALFASHPALDQVRLNIALEDDGKSFWVLRLKVRERIVADGIDDESFDPSNVGEYLQADRVNQMIDDPNTVFVDMRNHYEYEVGHFENAIEVPSDTFRDQLPMAVEMLQDSKDKNIVMYCTGGIRCEKASAYMLHNGFKNIYHVEGGIIEYSRRAKEQGLPLKFIGKNFVFDERMGERISDDVIANCHQCGAPCDTHTNCKNDGCHLLFIQCPSCAAKFEGCCSEICREELKLPREEQRARRAGRENGVKIFNKSKGLLQTTMHIPAPEEEGPAR, from the coding sequence ATGCCAGTGTTACATAACCGAATTTCTAATGAGGAACTGAAGGCGCGCATGCTGGCGGAAACCGAGCCGCGCACCACAGTTTCTTTTTACAAATACTTCTCCATTGACGATCCCAAGGCGTTTCGCGACAGCCTGTACGTTCAGTTCGAAAAACTGAAGGTGTTCGGCCGTGTTTACGTGGCGAAAGAGGGCATCAACGCGCAGATCAGCGTGCCGCAGCATAATTTCGACGCGTTCAAAGCCGCGCTGTTCGCCTCGCACCCGGCGCTGGATCAGGTACGCCTGAATATTGCGCTCGAAGACGACGGCAAATCCTTCTGGGTGCTGCGCCTCAAGGTGCGCGAGCGCATCGTGGCCGACGGCATCGATGACGAGAGCTTTGACCCAAGTAACGTCGGCGAGTATCTGCAGGCCGATCGCGTCAATCAGATGATCGACGATCCGAATACGGTATTCGTCGATATGCGCAACCACTATGAGTACGAAGTCGGTCACTTCGAAAACGCCATCGAGGTGCCGTCGGATACCTTCCGCGATCAGCTGCCGATGGCGGTGGAGATGCTGCAGGACAGCAAAGACAAAAACATCGTCATGTACTGCACCGGCGGCATTCGCTGTGAAAAAGCCAGCGCCTATATGCTGCACAACGGCTTTAAAAACATCTACCACGTGGAAGGCGGGATCATCGAGTACAGCCGCAGAGCGAAAGAACAGGGGCTACCGCTGAAGTTTATCGGCAAAAACTTCGTATTCGATGAGCGCATGGGCGAGCGCATCTCCGACGATGTGATCGCCAACTGCCACCAGTGCGGTGCGCCGTGCGACACCCACACCAACTGCAAGAACGACGGCTGCCATCTGCTGTTCATTCAGTGCCCGAGTTGCGCCGCCAAGTTTGAAGGGTGCTGCAGCGAGATTTGCCGCGAAGAGCTGAAGCTGCCGCGTGAAGAGCAGCGCGCGCGCCGTGCCGGCCGTGAAAACGGCGTCAAGATCTTCAATAAGTCGAAAGGCTTGTTGCAGACTACGATGCACATTCCGGCACCGGAAGAAGAAGGCCCAGCCCGCTGA
- a CDS encoding YceI family protein, with amino-acid sequence MLKKTVLGLTAGALLLSAGSALAADYKIDKQGQHAFIEFRIQHLGYSWLYGSFKDFDGGFTFDEKDPSKDKVNVTINTASVDTNHAERDKHLRSAEFLNVEKNKQAKFESTEVKKSGDGYAVVGNLTLNGVTKPVTLDAKLIGQGNDPWGGYRAGFEANGKIKLKDFGITTDLGPASQDVELIISVEGVREK; translated from the coding sequence ATGTTGAAAAAGACCGTATTGGGCCTGACCGCAGGCGCCCTGCTGCTGAGCGCCGGTTCCGCACTGGCGGCGGACTACAAGATCGACAAACAGGGCCAGCACGCCTTTATCGAGTTCCGCATCCAGCACCTGGGTTATAGCTGGCTGTACGGCAGCTTTAAAGACTTCGACGGCGGCTTCACCTTCGACGAAAAAGATCCGTCCAAGGACAAGGTCAACGTGACCATCAATACCGCCAGCGTCGACACCAACCACGCCGAGCGCGACAAGCACCTGCGCAGCGCCGAGTTCCTGAATGTGGAGAAGAACAAACAGGCCAAGTTTGAATCCACCGAAGTGAAGAAAAGCGGCGACGGTTATGCAGTGGTCGGCAACCTGACGCTGAACGGCGTGACCAAACCGGTTACGCTGGACGCCAAACTGATTGGCCAGGGCAACGATCCGTGGGGCGGCTACCGCGCCGGCTTTGAGGCCAACGGCAAGATCAAGCTGAAAGATTTCGGCATCACCACCGATCTGGGTCCGGCGTCGCAAGACGTTGAGCTGATCATCTCCGTAGAAGGCGTGCGCGAGAAATAA
- a CDS encoding cytochrome b, with the protein MLWKNTADRFGHVSVLIHWLVALTVYGMFALGLWMVTLGYYDVWYHQAPEIHKSIGALLFSVMVIRVIWRFVSPPPKPLASYGRLTRVSAILAHLALYAVLFGILISGYLISTADGQPISVFGWFDVPATVTGMAEQADTAGAIHLYLAWAVVVLSVLHGLAALKHHFIDRDVTLKRMLGSSAD; encoded by the coding sequence ATGCTCTGGAAAAATACCGCCGATCGTTTCGGCCATGTGTCAGTGTTGATCCACTGGCTGGTGGCGCTGACGGTGTACGGCATGTTCGCGCTCGGCCTGTGGATGGTCACGCTGGGCTATTACGACGTCTGGTATCATCAGGCGCCGGAGATCCACAAAAGCATCGGCGCGCTGCTGTTCAGCGTGATGGTGATCCGCGTGATCTGGCGTTTTGTCTCGCCGCCGCCCAAGCCTCTGGCCAGTTATGGTCGCCTCACTCGCGTCAGCGCCATTCTCGCGCATCTGGCGCTATATGCCGTGCTGTTCGGCATTCTTATCAGCGGCTATCTGATCTCGACCGCCGACGGCCAACCGATCAGCGTATTCGGCTGGTTCGACGTGCCAGCCACCGTAACCGGCATGGCGGAACAGGCCGATACCGCCGGTGCCATACATCTTTACCTGGCCTGGGCCGTGGTAGTGCTCTCGGTACTGCACGGGCTGGCCGCGCTTAAACATCACTTTATCGATCGTGATGTCACTTTGAAACGGATGCTGGGTAGCAGCGCCGATTAA
- a CDS encoding AI-2E family transporter has product MGRTRVTDNSLRLAVLLAMLVIILAGVKAAADIVVPFLLAVFLAMVLNPLVAMLERRRVPRILGVTLLVTAVIVVVMLFIGMLGASLNEFARSLPQYRGMMIEKLRELQHYADRFNISLSSEAMLQYVDPSAAMNLVTRMLGHLSGAMTNVFLLLMTVVFMLFEVQLLPYKLQQALDKPNEGLAAMRRALDGVTRYLVIKTIISLATGVIVWIFLAAVGVRFAFIWGLLAFLLNYIPNIGSVLAAIPPLIQALLFNGLGDALVVAGGFIAVNMVIGNILEPRVMGRGLGLSTLVVFLSLIFWGWLLGPVGMLLSVPLTIVARIALETTEGGYRLAVILGDGRPPRQPPAAPE; this is encoded by the coding sequence ATGGGCCGAACCCGTGTAACCGACAACAGCCTGCGTTTGGCCGTCCTGCTGGCGATGTTGGTGATCATTCTGGCTGGGGTGAAAGCCGCCGCCGACATTGTGGTGCCGTTTTTATTGGCGGTGTTCCTCGCCATGGTGCTGAACCCGCTGGTGGCGATGCTGGAACGCCGCCGGGTGCCGCGCATCCTTGGGGTGACGCTGCTGGTGACGGCGGTGATTGTGGTCGTGATGCTGTTTATCGGCATGCTGGGCGCTTCGCTCAATGAGTTCGCCCGTTCGTTGCCGCAGTACCGCGGCATGATGATCGAGAAACTGCGCGAGCTGCAGCATTACGCCGATCGCTTCAATATCAGCCTCTCCAGCGAAGCGATGCTGCAGTATGTCGATCCCAGCGCGGCGATGAATCTGGTTACCCGCATGCTGGGGCACCTGTCTGGCGCCATGACCAACGTCTTCCTGCTGCTGATGACCGTGGTGTTTATGTTGTTCGAAGTGCAACTGCTGCCTTATAAGCTGCAACAGGCGTTGGATAAGCCGAACGAAGGCCTCGCGGCGATGCGGCGTGCGCTGGACGGCGTGACGCGTTATCTGGTGATTAAAACCATCATCAGCCTGGCCACAGGGGTGATCGTCTGGATCTTCCTGGCGGCGGTCGGCGTGCGCTTCGCCTTTATCTGGGGGCTGCTGGCGTTTCTGCTCAACTATATTCCCAATATCGGCTCGGTATTGGCCGCCATTCCGCCGCTGATTCAGGCGCTGCTGTTCAACGGATTGGGTGATGCGCTGGTGGTGGCGGGCGGCTTTATCGCAGTCAACATGGTGATCGGCAATATCCTCGAGCCGCGGGTGATGGGGCGCGGGCTGGGGTTGTCGACGCTGGTGGTGTTCCTGTCATTGATCTTTTGGGGCTGGTTGCTCGGCCCGGTGGGCATGTTGCTGTCGGTGCCGCTGACAATTGTGGCGCGCATCGCGCTGGAAACCACCGAGGGCGGCTATCGGCTGGCGGTTATTCTGGGAGACGGCCGCCCGCCGCGCCAGCCTCCGGCTGCGCCGGAGTGA
- a CDS encoding DUF2778 domain-containing protein encodes MSYNDLSKNGGEAKLHVYGLGTFPVFSGRQPYTNDPNCTYIENSAIPVGRYWVVDRPRGSLANQVRSWVLDQYTGNDHSDWLALFSAQTMSDSMFVNKIARGSFRLHPLRPDGRGYSEGCITFVSRLEFYKVRRFILGMKLIRVPGSRSTLMTYGFVDVQGESKFEKCIAR; translated from the coding sequence ATGAGTTACAACGATCTTTCAAAAAACGGAGGAGAAGCGAAGCTCCACGTCTATGGGCTAGGTACTTTCCCCGTTTTTTCTGGTAGGCAGCCGTACACAAATGATCCTAACTGCACCTACATTGAGAACAGTGCAATACCTGTTGGTCGTTATTGGGTGGTTGACAGGCCGAGAGGTAGTCTAGCCAATCAAGTTCGTTCGTGGGTGCTTGACCAGTACACAGGAAACGATCATAGCGACTGGTTAGCTCTGTTCAGTGCTCAAACAATGAGTGACAGCATGTTTGTAAATAAGATCGCACGTGGTAGTTTTAGATTGCATCCGCTCAGACCCGATGGCCGCGGTTATAGTGAAGGGTGCATTACGTTTGTGAGTCGTCTGGAGTTTTACAAGGTTCGTCGCTTCATCCTTGGAATGAAGCTTATTAGAGTTCCTGGGTCACGCAGTACGTTGATGACCTATGGTTTTGTTGATGTGCAAGGGGAGAGCAAGTTTGAAAAATGCATCGCTCGTTAA
- a CDS encoding zinc-dependent alcohol dehydrogenase family protein yields MPSSFPRLSFSRFGDPAQVLALQQVNRPTLRPGQRLLQMRYAPINPSDLIPIHGQYAHRIALPQVPGYEGVGVIVDPQSGRSTGRRALAVAGDGSWQTFVTLPEDRMVWVPDDIDDAGAAQIYINPLTCWVLLTQWLPLNAGDVLLLNGGGSAVSLLLAQMTALRGIRLAVVVRNVAHRPALLAAGAWRVIEAPQLAQMTHFGARAAIDCIGGEDGLQLARAVRAGGDFVALGLLGGRQVNWRRVVDELKLRASLFHLRKWNAQAAPAQWQMAFYQLFQLLRRGQLALRQPAAIYPLQQYAAALQHAAQPGVNGKIFLKPTASEMVAVD; encoded by the coding sequence ATGCCGTCGTCATTTCCCCGCTTGAGCTTCAGCCGCTTCGGCGATCCCGCCCAGGTGCTGGCGCTGCAGCAGGTGAACAGGCCGACGCTGCGCCCCGGCCAGCGGCTGCTGCAGATGCGCTATGCCCCGATCAACCCTTCTGACCTGATCCCGATTCACGGCCAATACGCGCACCGCATCGCCCTGCCGCAGGTGCCGGGCTATGAAGGCGTAGGCGTCATCGTCGATCCGCAAAGCGGGCGCTCGACCGGCCGACGCGCGCTGGCGGTAGCGGGTGACGGCAGCTGGCAAACCTTCGTCACGCTGCCTGAGGATCGGATGGTCTGGGTGCCGGACGACATCGACGACGCCGGCGCGGCGCAAATATATATCAACCCGCTCACCTGCTGGGTGCTGCTGACGCAATGGCTGCCGCTCAACGCCGGTGACGTGCTGCTACTCAACGGCGGCGGCTCCGCCGTTAGCCTGCTGTTGGCGCAGATGACGGCACTGCGCGGCATTCGTCTGGCGGTGGTGGTGCGCAACGTCGCTCATCGCCCGGCGCTGCTGGCCGCCGGCGCCTGGCGCGTTATTGAGGCGCCGCAGCTGGCGCAAATGACCCACTTTGGCGCCCGCGCCGCTATCGACTGCATCGGCGGAGAAGACGGATTGCAGTTGGCGCGGGCGGTTCGCGCCGGCGGCGACTTTGTCGCGCTGGGCCTGCTGGGTGGGCGCCAGGTGAACTGGCGGCGCGTGGTGGACGAATTGAAGCTGCGCGCTTCGCTGTTCCACTTGCGCAAATGGAATGCGCAGGCGGCGCCGGCGCAGTGGCAAATGGCGTTTTATCAACTATTCCAGCTGCTGCGGCGCGGCCAGCTGGCGCTGCGCCAACCCGCCGCGATTTACCCTTTGCAACAGTACGCAGCTGCTCTGCAACACGCTGCGCAGCCCGGTGTGAACGGCAAAATCTTTCTTAAGCCGACGGCATCGGAGATGGTTGCGGTGGATTAA
- a CDS encoding DUF2770 family protein, with amino-acid sequence MLNRILAAIVNNVREHLVLYLCLWLILLALDVYFFFVM; translated from the coding sequence ATGTTAAACCGAATACTGGCGGCTATCGTCAACAACGTGCGTGAGCACCTGGTGCTGTACCTTTGCCTGTGGCTGATACTGCTGGCGCTGGATGTTTATTTTTTCTTCGTGATGTAA
- a CDS encoding LuxR C-terminal-related transcriptional regulator, with the protein MKLLVVDECCFTRVGIASYFADSGITTIKCCHSIEYATPLLASFQPSHILVNLSNQCRYNEADAQLLAFMEASQSALLFIYLDTPYPYSEAPMRIADNAFLFNKSILPLTLRTLRENPLALADDGEERSLFSPQELTVMKYWMAEMPNYRIAKKLQISSHTVYVHKRHITEKINARNRLEFYSLYNVLRYFYPPSAPTNSTPLALLAV; encoded by the coding sequence ATGAAACTACTTGTCGTGGACGAATGCTGCTTCACCCGGGTCGGTATAGCCAGCTACTTTGCTGATAGTGGGATTACGACGATCAAGTGCTGCCACAGCATTGAGTACGCTACGCCACTGTTGGCCAGCTTTCAGCCGAGCCACATTCTGGTGAACCTCAGCAACCAGTGCCGCTATAACGAAGCGGACGCACAGCTGCTGGCGTTTATGGAAGCCAGCCAGTCTGCTTTGCTGTTTATCTATCTCGACACGCCTTACCCCTACAGCGAAGCGCCAATGCGCATCGCCGATAACGCGTTTCTGTTCAATAAAAGCATTCTGCCGCTCACCTTGCGCACGCTGCGCGAAAATCCGCTGGCGCTGGCCGATGACGGCGAAGAGCGTTCCCTGTTCAGCCCGCAGGAACTGACGGTGATGAAATATTGGATGGCGGAAATGCCCAACTACCGCATCGCGAAAAAGCTGCAGATCAGCTCGCATACGGTGTACGTGCACAAGCGTCACATCACGGAGAAGATCAACGCGCGCAACCGGCTTGAGTTCTACTCGCTGTATAACGTGCTGCGTTATTTCTACCCGCCAAGCGCACCAACGAATTCGACGCCGCTGGCGCTGCTGGCGGTGTAA
- the solA gene encoding N-methyl-L-tryptophan oxidase, whose product MEYDLIVVGSGSVGAAAGYYATRAGLKVLMIDSAIPPHRNGSHHGDTRIIRHAYGEGEKYVPLVLRAQALWNALIQQSGEELFQSCGVLNLGPLHSEFIRNAQQSAQKFRLNAQTLSAEQIAQRWPEFRAPDGYVGVFEPDAGFLRAELAVASLIKLAKEAGCSQLFNCPVSAVEPIDGGVAVVTGEGRFTARKAVVTAGTWVKALLPQLPIAPLRKVFSWHQADGRYSVNNRFPAFTVEAQDGTHYYGFPADNDGLKVGKHDGGQPMDAPEQRKPFGSYASDGTEVFTFLRQFLPGVGVCLHGEACSYDMSPDEDFIIDTLPECDRLMVISGLSGHGFKFASALGEIAALFAQDKAPPVDVASFGLKRFS is encoded by the coding sequence GTGGAATATGATTTGATTGTGGTGGGCAGCGGTTCAGTCGGCGCGGCGGCAGGGTATTACGCTACCCGAGCCGGCTTGAAAGTGCTGATGATCGACAGCGCCATTCCCCCGCACCGCAATGGCAGCCATCACGGCGACACCCGCATCATCCGTCATGCTTACGGCGAAGGTGAAAAGTACGTGCCGCTGGTGCTGCGCGCGCAGGCGTTGTGGAATGCGCTGATTCAGCAATCCGGCGAGGAACTGTTCCAGTCGTGCGGCGTGCTCAATTTGGGGCCGCTGCACTCCGAATTCATTCGTAATGCTCAGCAGAGCGCGCAGAAATTCCGCCTGAACGCGCAAACCCTTAGCGCCGAACAGATCGCTCAACGCTGGCCGGAATTCCGTGCGCCGGATGGTTACGTCGGCGTTTTCGAGCCGGACGCCGGCTTCCTGCGCGCCGAGCTGGCGGTTGCCAGCCTGATCAAGCTGGCGAAAGAGGCCGGCTGCAGCCAGCTGTTCAATTGCCCGGTCAGCGCGGTGGAACCTATCGATGGCGGCGTTGCAGTCGTCACCGGCGAAGGGCGTTTCACGGCGCGAAAAGCCGTGGTCACCGCAGGCACCTGGGTGAAAGCGCTGTTGCCGCAGTTGCCGATCGCGCCATTGCGCAAGGTATTCTCCTGGCATCAGGCGGACGGCCGCTACAGTGTGAACAACCGCTTCCCGGCCTTTACCGTCGAAGCGCAGGACGGCACGCACTATTACGGCTTCCCGGCGGACAACGACGGCCTGAAAGTGGGCAAACACGATGGCGGCCAGCCGATGGATGCCCCCGAGCAGCGCAAGCCCTTCGGCAGCTACGCCAGCGACGGCACCGAAGTCTTCACCTTCCTGCGGCAGTTTTTGCCAGGTGTAGGCGTATGTTTACACGGCGAAGCCTGCAGTTATGACATGAGCCCAGACGAAGACTTTATTATCGATACCCTGCCGGAGTGCGATCGCCTGATGGTCATCAGCGGATTGAGCGGCCACGGCTTCAAGTTCGCCAGCGCGCTGGGTGAGATTGCCGCGCTGTTTGCGCAGGACAAAGCGCCGCCGGTCGATGTCGCCAGCTTTGGTCTGAAACGATTTAGCTAA
- the bssS gene encoding biofilm formation regulator BssS produces MDRNDEVIQTHPLVGWDISTVDVYDAMMIRLHYLSSLDQTPEEAQVDRTLWLTTDVARQLINILEAGIAKIEATDYQDLDRRKH; encoded by the coding sequence ATGGACAGAAATGATGAAGTAATTCAGACGCACCCGCTTGTCGGTTGGGATATCAGTACTGTCGACGTTTACGACGCCATGATGATACGCCTTCATTACCTGTCTTCACTAGACCAAACGCCTGAAGAAGCCCAAGTAGACAGAACGCTTTGGCTGACCACAGATGTCGCCCGTCAATTAATCAATATCTTAGAGGCCGGCATCGCCAAGATTGAAGCTACGGATTACCAGGATCTTGATCGCAGAAAACATTGA
- the dinI gene encoding DNA damage-inducible protein I → MRVEVTIDKTRPLPAGAIEALTGELGKRVNRQFPDAVVQVRYAGANGLSVLGGAKTDRDLIEEILQETWESADEWFSAE, encoded by the coding sequence ATGCGTGTTGAAGTCACTATAGATAAAACCCGGCCGCTGCCGGCGGGCGCCATTGAGGCGCTGACCGGCGAACTGGGCAAGCGGGTCAATCGCCAGTTTCCAGACGCCGTCGTGCAAGTACGTTATGCCGGCGCCAACGGCCTCTCCGTGCTGGGGGGCGCCAAAACCGACCGGGATCTGATCGAGGAAATCCTTCAGGAAACCTGGGAAAGCGCTGACGAGTGGTTCAGCGCAGAATAA
- the pyrC gene encoding dihydroorotase, translating to MTAQPQVLKIRRPDDWHIHLRDDEMLKTVVPYTSQVFGRAIVMPNLVPPVTTVAAARAYRDRILAAVPQGHNFTPLMTCYLTNSLAASELINGFEQGVFTAAKLYPANATTNSSHGVSDVTGIYPLFEQMQKIGMPLLIHGEVTDPAVDIFDREARFIEQVMEPIRRQFPELKIVFEHITTKEAAQYVQAGNRFLGATITPQHLMFNRNHMLVGGIRPHLFCLPILKRNVHQEALRQAVASGSDRFFLGTDSAPHLKHRKESSCGCAGCFNAPNAILAYAAVFEQLGALEHFEAFCSLNGPRFYGLPLNEDFIELQRVPTTQPEEIALGNESVIPFLAGETLNWSLKD from the coding sequence ATGACCGCACAACCTCAAGTTCTGAAAATCCGCCGCCCAGACGACTGGCATATTCACCTGCGTGACGATGAGATGCTGAAAACCGTGGTGCCCTATACCAGCCAGGTATTTGGCCGGGCGATCGTGATGCCGAACCTGGTTCCGCCCGTAACGACCGTGGCCGCCGCGCGCGCCTACCGCGATCGCATTCTGGCGGCGGTCCCGCAGGGCCACAACTTCACTCCACTGATGACCTGCTACCTGACCAACTCCCTGGCGGCCAGTGAACTGATCAACGGCTTCGAGCAAGGGGTGTTTACCGCCGCCAAGCTGTATCCAGCCAACGCCACCACCAACTCCAGCCACGGCGTCAGCGACGTGACCGGCATTTACCCGCTGTTCGAACAGATGCAAAAAATCGGCATGCCTTTGCTGATCCACGGCGAAGTGACCGATCCTGCCGTCGATATCTTCGACCGCGAGGCGCGCTTTATCGAACAGGTCATGGAGCCTATCCGCCGCCAGTTCCCGGAGCTTAAGATCGTCTTCGAGCACATCACCACCAAAGAAGCGGCGCAATATGTGCAGGCAGGCAATCGTTTCCTCGGCGCCACCATCACGCCACAGCATCTGATGTTCAACCGCAACCACATGCTGGTGGGCGGCATTCGCCCACACCTGTTCTGCCTGCCGATCCTCAAGCGCAATGTCCACCAGGAAGCACTGCGTCAGGCGGTCGCCAGCGGCTCGGACCGTTTCTTCCTCGGTACCGACTCTGCCCCGCATCTCAAGCACCGCAAAGAGTCCAGCTGTGGCTGCGCCGGCTGCTTCAACGCGCCGAATGCCATCCTGGCTTACGCTGCCGTGTTCGAACAGCTCGGCGCGTTGGAGCACTTTGAAGCCTTCTGCTCGCTCAACGGTCCGCGCTTCTACGGCCTTCCGCTCAACGAAGACTTCATCGAGTTGCAGCGCGTGCCGACCACCCAACCGGAAGAGATCGCCCTGGGCAATGAATCCGTGATCCCCTTCCTCGCCGGTGAAACCCTGAACTGGTCGCTGAAAGACTGA
- a CDS encoding putative quinol monooxygenase: MEVRVIATLQAKAGFEAVVSEAVHDIIEPSRQELGNLQYDLHRDLEKPGVFVFFERWASSEALDKHNETAHFQQFVSRLDGKLDVLDIKKLKKIA, encoded by the coding sequence ATGGAAGTACGCGTTATCGCCACCCTGCAAGCGAAAGCGGGATTTGAAGCCGTCGTCAGCGAAGCGGTGCACGACATTATCGAGCCGAGCCGCCAGGAGTTGGGCAACCTGCAATATGACTTGCATCGCGATCTGGAAAAGCCGGGCGTTTTCGTGTTCTTTGAGCGTTGGGCCAGCAGCGAAGCGCTGGATAAGCATAATGAGACGGCGCATTTTCAGCAGTTCGTCAGCCGGCTTGACGGCAAGTTGGATGTTTTGGACATCAAGAAACTGAAGAAGATCGCCTGA